CGCCGGTGCGCCGAGCGGCCACGGTTGATCGTGCGGGTAGCACTTCCAGCCGGGGCCGGGTCGAGTATATGGCGTGGTCCCCGACACCGCGAGGACATGAGGAAGGCGGCCGAGACGGCACGGGCTGAGACCGAAAGCGGGCCACCAAAATTCTTGGTGGCCCGCTATTGGTTCTCCGTTTCCCCAAACAGGCAAATCGAGTGGAGCGTGTCGGGATCGAACCGACGACCCCCGCCTTGCAAAGGCGGTGCTCTCCCAGCTGAGCTAACGCCCCGTCACTGCGGCACGACGACCGGGATCGTCGTGCCGATACCACCAATCTACTCGTGCGCCGGCAGCGGCTCCATGGTGCGGGCATCCACCGGCACCTGCACTTCGTCCCGGAACGGTGAGGTCATCATGAACACACGCATGACCGGGAAGGCATCCATGAAGGCGGCGTAACACAGTCCCCACACGCCCAGGTAGCCCAGCGTGATGCCGACCTCCCAGATGCCGTAGGGAAGGCTGGCGGCCTCGCCGTAGATGGACGGATACACCTCGATGTAGCTATGCAGGTAGACGCCAATCAGGCTGCAGATGGCGAACACCACGAACGTGGGCAGGTACACCTTGGCCGCCTTCGAGATCAGGCCAAAGAACGGCAGCACGAAGCCAAAAATCGGGATGAGCGCCGTCACCGGCTTCCACACGCCCATCAGTCGCAGGCGATAGAAGAACGTTTCTTCGGGCATGTTGCCGTACCAGATCACCAGATACTGGCTGAAGCTGATGTAACCGAAGAACGCTGTGAACGCGAAGCCCAACTTGCCCAGATCCCAGAAGTGGTCGATGGTGACCAGGTCCTTCATGCCGAGGTGGTTGCGCCACCACATGCCCAGCAGCGCCACCGCCATGATCATGTTCACCCACCCGCCCATGAACACAATCCAGGCGTACATGGTCTGCTGGAAGTGCAGTGACAGGGTCATGGAGTAGTCCCACGCCATCACGCACCATCCCAGCACGAAGGTCATGCACACGGCGATGGCCACCTTGCCCTGCAGCGAGTGTTGCGAGTGCAGCTCGCGGCGCTCATCACCAAAGCCGGCCCGCATTTTGGCCCGCAGCCCCGCCGCCCACTTGGCGCCGTATTCCGGCATGACCGCCACGTCCAGCCGCACCGAGTTCCAGACAAACCACAGCTGCAGCACCGTGATCAGGCCGAAAATCAGGATGCCGCGGGCGAGGAAGAAACCAGGTGCCAGATAGGTGGCCTTCTCCTGCACCGTGATGGCTTCCCGGCCGGCCCAGGTGAAGATGTGCTCTTTACCGAACAGGAGGATCACCAGCAGAATCACGAACGCAACGGGCACGAACGCCACGAAGCCCTCGGCGAAGCGCACGATGGGTCGCGACCAGCGTCCCGTGACGATGCGCTGCACAGCCGCGAACGCCGTGCCAGCCGTGCTGATGACGGTGAAGTAGAGCCAGTTGAAGTGCAACGCATGCCACGCGCGCTCCTGACCGGTGAAGACACCGCCCAGGAAGGTGACCAACCCGATCAGCGCCAGCACCGCGAAGAGCGTCTTGAGCCCCTTGGGGAACGGCTTGTTGACCAGGCGTCGCGCGAATTCCTCGCGCGTCGGGTAGTGATAGTGCTGACTCACTCCGGCTTCTCCTTGCTCGCCGCGCCTTCAGGGGCTTTAATTTCCGCGCCCTTGAAGGTGGCCGAGTTGATGTTCAACGAGCCACGTGTGGGCACCACCGTGGGGTGCGCAAACCGCGACGGCACCGTGGGAGCGGTCTGCGACGGGCCGGGCACCGTGGTTCCGTTCTCGCCGGGCATGCCGGCCATCGTGGTATCTGCGGTACCGGCCTGCAGCGCCTTCACGTAGTTGGCAACGTCCCACCGGTCCGCTTCTTCAACGCGGTTGTAGGTGGGCATGACGCCACGACCATTCCGAATGATGCCGTAGATGTATCCCACCGTTCTCGTCTTCGCGAGGTCCGTGAGGAGGCTGGGCGCAAACGCGTAGCCAGCGTTGACGCGCTTGAGACCCCCGTTGGCATCTCCGGCATATCCGTGGCACACCGCGCAATTGATCTGATACTCCAGTCGGCCGTTGGCCAACGACCGCGCATCGGCCGCGAAGGGACTGGGGATTGCCGCGAACGAATCCGTCGTCACCGGGAGCGCCGAGTATGAAATCCCGTAGGCCGTCCCCGACGTCCCCTGCATCGGCACGCTGTACTTCGGCTGCCCGCGCGGCGGCGTGGTGGTGTCGCTGACGTTCTGCGATACCGGCTCCCACGGCTCAATGGCCGGCTGACGTTTGAAGTCGGTGAACCAGGTGCAGGCACCAAACGCGATCGGCAACATGGCAATCGCCGCGACGCGCATCACACGCGTCGCCATTTCCACGATAGGGGTGGACTCAGTCTTCACGTCGCACCTCCACCGCGCCATGCTGACGCAACAGCGCTTCGGCCTGTCCGGCTCTTGCCGTATCACAGGCGATGAAGATGCCAAAGTGTCCAGCCGAAAAGCGCACGTCATATCCGGTGGTGGTCGTCAGGCGCGGAATGCGCGAGTTGATGAACATGCCGGCCACCGTGGACAGGGCGCCGACCAGCACCATCACCTCGAAGCCGATGATCGTGTAGGGAATCCACGACGCGATCGCCTTGCCGCCGGTGACCAGCGGCCAGTACTCCGAACTCCAGATGGCGATCCAGTAACCGAAGCTGACGCCGAGCAACCCGCCAATCAGTGTGAAGCGACGCACCACGCTGTTGGGGCCGTCGATGGCGTGGTCGATTTCATGACGAATGGTCGGCGAGTACACCGTGACATCGCCGATTCGCTTCTTCTTGAGGTCTTCGATGGCCGCGACGGCCGTATCGAGTTCCCGAAAGGCACCGAGAACGCCTTGCATCAGTCGTGCTCCCCGGGCGTTGCCGTCCCGTATGGATCGTGATGTCCGGACGTGTCGATACCATGCGCATGGGCAAACTTGTTGCGCGGCACGACGATCTCCTTGAGTTCGGCAATCGCCATGATCGGCAACTGCTTGACGAACAGCAGGAACCACATGAAGAACCAGCCGAACGAACCAACCAGGATCGACATGTCGATCCAACTGGGCTGGTAGCTGCCCCACTGCCACGGCTCGAATTCGTGCGACAGCGACGGCACCACGATCACAAAGCGCTCCGAACCACATGCCCAGATTGATGAACAGACTGAGCACGAACAGCCAGGTCGGGTTGCGGCGCAGCTTCTGCGACCACAGCGACATGGGGAGCGCCATGTTGCACAGCAACATGATCCAGGCCGCCCACCACCACTGGCCGAATACGCGATTCCAGAAGAACTCCTGCTCGGCACGGACGCCGCTGTACCACGCCACGAAGAACTCGATCATGTAGGCGCAGCCCACCACCATCGAGGTGAACAGCACGACCTTGGCCGTGGCGTCAAGATGGTTGAGCGTGATGTAGTGCTCGAGCTTGAACCACTTCCGCATGGGGATCGCAATCGTCCACACCATCGCGAAGCCGGAGAAAATGGCGCCGGCCACGAAGTACGGCGGGAAGATGGACGCATGCCAGCCCGGCGTGAGTGCCATGGCAAAGTCGAAGGAAACGACCGAGTGCACGGACAACACCAGCGGTGTGCTGAAGGCGGCCAGGAACAGGTACGCCTTCGCGAAATGCCGCCACTCACGATCGCTGTTGCGCCAGCCCAGCGACAGGATGCTGAGAATCCGCTTGCGCGTGGGGTTGGTTTCCTTGTCGCGGATGGCCGCGATGTCGGGGATCAAGCCGATGAACAGGAACGTCGTGGAAATGGTGAGGTACGTGGATATGGCAAACACGTCCCATACCAGCGGCGACTTGAAGTTGGGCAACAGCAAGCGCCAGTTGGGATACGGCACCAACCAGAAGAACTTCCACGGGCGACCAATGTGGATGATCGGGAACAACCCGGCGGTCATGACGGCGAACACGGTCATCGCTTCGGCCGCGCGATAGATCGAGGTTCGGAATCCCGCGCGGAACAGGTACAGGATGGCGGAAATGAGCGTTCCCGCGTGACCGATACCGACCCAGAAGACGAACGTGATGATGTACGTCCCCCACATCACCGGCGGCTCGTAGCCAGCCTGTCCGAGTCCCCAGTAGATCTGGTACAGCCAGGCCGAGACGCCGATCAGGAATCCGAGGACGGCGATGGACAGCCCGAAGAACCACTGCTTGGTGAAACCCAGGGTCGCAATGATCTCGCGATCGACCTGTTCATAATCACGGACCGCGGGAAGCTGGACGTCGGCCGACGCGATGTTCGGCCCACGAATGCCTTCACGCACCGGCTTTGCGGAGGTTGCCATGCGCGATGCCCTCAGGCCTTCGCCGGGGAGGCCGGCGCCGGATAGGAGACTTTCTTGAGATAGACCACCGCCGTGTACGTGTTCAGTTCTTCGAACACGTGATAGGCGCGGCGATCGTAGGCGAGTTTGGAGACGCTCCAGTTTTCATCGGCCGCATCGCCAAAGATGATGGCGCGCGACGGACAGGCCTGGGCGCAAGCGGTCGTGAACTCATCCGCCTTGACCGCGCGTCCTTCGGCCTTGGCACGGCCCTCGGACTCACGGATGCGTTGCACGCAGAACGAGCACTTTTCCATGACGCCCTTGCCGCGCACCGTCACGTCGGGATTGAGCGACCAGTGCATGGGCTCCGGCCACGCATATTGCTTGCGTTCCGGTTCGCCATACCCGAACCAGTTGAAATAGCGCACCTTGTACGGGCAGTTGTTGCTGCAGTACCGCGTGCCCACGCAACGATTGTACACCTGCACGTTCAACCCGTCCGGCGAGTGATACGTGGCGTACACCGGGCACACCGGCTCGCACGGCGCGTTGCCGCAGTGCTGGCACATCATCGGCACAAAGCGCGTTTCGAAATCGGCCGAGAATTCATTCTCCGAATTCTCGTTGCCCTCGTAGTAGCGCTCGAGACGAAGCCAGGCCATCTCGCGGCCCTTGATGATATTCGCCCCGGGACGCTCGTCCCACACCGACGGACTGAGCGCGCGGCCCTGATAGGGCGCACCAACCGTCGGGATGTTGTTCTCGCTGTAGCACGCCGTCACGCAGGCCGAACAGCCCGTGCATCGCGCCAGATCGATGGTCATCGCCCAGCGGCGATGTTCCATGCCCGACGAATGGGCCGGATCGTACATGCCGGTGCTCTTCGCCTTGGGGTTCGCGAATTCGCCCTGCGCATCGGCCGCCACCGGGGCCTTGAGACCCGGCAGGAATTCCTGCGATGGCATCCCCGGAATGTTGTGGTGCTCGGCTTCATCGCCACCGCCGCCGATCAAGTCGGCCAGCGTGATGGCCTGCCCGATGCCGCGACCATGCTGGCGTGCCGAACCTTCCGTGGTGACCAGCTGCGATACGGCGTCACCAACCGTGACTTTGCCTTTGGTGACCGACAGCGCCAGACCGCCCGCTGTATCCCAACCCTGCGGCAACAAGTCATACGCGTTCACGCCGATGTTCTGCGCGAACCGTCCGTACGCGGTATGCCCTTGACCCAGCGCGATGGCCACCGTGTCAGGACGCACCCCCATGTAGCGATACACCGGGGCCGTGATCTTTCCGGCCGAGGTCTCTACGGTGAGATGTTGCCCTTCACGCAACCCGAGCTTCTTGAACGTCTGCGGATGCACTTCCACCCACGACTGCCAGGCCAGCTTGGTGACCGGATCGGGGAGTTCCTGCAACCACGGCTTATTCGCGCCGCGCCCATCGCCCAGTGTGGCTGACGGATACACATGCACGAAGTACTCACCACTGGTGCTGGCCAGCAGTGGCGCCGGTGACACACCCGTCGGCGCACCCTTGGCCGTGGCCGCCACGAGCGGGCCACCGGACACAAACGGCTTGGTGAGCGCGGCCGACAATGCCGACGCACCACCGGGGAACTTCGCCGAATACCACGTGCGATAGTCCGCCACATTGTATCGCGAGGCCAGCGCCGCGTCTTTCTTGGCCAGCTCGATGAGCACGTTGGCCGTCGCCTTGGAATCGAACACACCATCGAGCGTGGGCTGCTGCAGGCTGATCTGCCCCGCCGCCGACTGTGCATCGCCCCAGCTTTCCAGCCAGTGATGATCCGGCAACACGAGATCGCACATCGCGCTCGTTTCGTCGGGCATGCTGCTGAACGACACCTTGAACGGCACCTTTGCGAACGCGGCCGCGAATCCGGCCGACTTGGGCGTGGTGTACACCGGATTGGCGTGACGCACAAAGGCGAGCGGCACCGTGCCAGCCGCCATGCGCTGCGCGGCCGCTGCGACTTCCGCGTACGACGACATTCCGGCGTACCCCGTATGCGCACTCGCCGGCTTGATCGTGACGCCCACGCTACCGCCCTTCTTGTTGATCTCGGCGACCATCGTTCCGCACCAACCGCGTTCATCGAGGTCACACCGCAAATCGCCATCACGCCACTGCCCGCGCCCTTGATGGCTGCCGCCAGCGCTTCGATCGTGGCGGCCGGCACACCGGACGCCTCTGAGGCCGCAGCCACGGCGCCCTGACCGATCAGCGCCGCGCACAATGCCATCTCGCTGCCCGGCTTCGACGCGATCCATTGATCGGCATTCAATCCGGTCAGCGAACGACGCGCCCCGATGTACACCAGCGTGGGTGCCCCCTCCAGCTTGGCGCGGGCATCGGCCCAGTCGAGTTGCTGCGGCACCGCATGACCCCAGCCATCCAGGAAGTCCGCCCCGAAGCTGACGACCAACTTGGCCGCCGAGAAGTCGAGTGCCGGCCAGGCGGCGCCGTATGCCTTCTGATTGGCGGCAATCGTGGCCGCCGGTGCCATCGAATCCACACTCAGGTGCGCCGGCATGCCGTTGGCCGACAGCCACTGGTCGAGAAATCCAGGAAACGTGCCGGTCTCGTGCTGATTGATGAACACGACGTTGCCGGCGCCTTTGCTCTTCGCCTCGCCAAGCTTGGTGGCCAACAGCTCGTAGGCTTTCGCCCACGTGGTCGGCTTGAGGGCAGCGCCCTCGCGAATCATTGGCGAGCGGTACCGATCGGGATTGTACAACCCCTGCACCGCCGACAATCCCGCCGCGCAGATGGCGCCACGATTGAGCGGATGATCGGGATTGCCCTCCAGCTTGATCGGGCGGCCATCTCGAACCTCGGCCATGACCCCACACGCGGACGCGCACTCGCGACAGGTGGTCGCGTAGTACTGCGACACGCCGGGCACGGTGTTGTCAGGCGACGTCACGTACGGGATCAGCTTCTCCACGCGTTCAGAGGAGCAGCCCGCCACCGCGGTCGTCGCGCCAGTGGCGCCAAGTATCTTGAGGAAGTCCCGGCGTTTCACGCCAGTCCCCGTTTCAGTGCTCATGCAGTCACTCCGCTCCGGGCGGCTGCACGGACCTGACGACGCGCACGATGCGCACCACCGGCCCGCGGTCGAGGGTCAGTAATGGCAGACGGCGCAATCGTAACGCGCCTTCTTCGGCGGCATCGCTTCCAACTCCGGCGTGACCTTCAGGCCGGCCGCCTTGGCACCGTCCGCCGGCTTGTAGCCGTTCACATGGCAGTTGACACACCATCCCATGTTGAGCGACTTGGACTGCTGCACCGGCACGTAGTTGGTGTCCGGGCCCTGCTTGCCCTGGGCCGGGATATCGCCGTGACACGTTTGGCAGGTGACACCGGCGTTGACGTGGCGGAAGTGCGGGAACTGGACATAGTCCGGTACCTTGTGCACGCGATTCCAGGGAATGGGCAGGCCCTTCGCCGCATAATTGGCAACCTTCTTGATCTCTACCGAACCGGCCTTGACGATCAAGTGGCAGCCCATGCAGGTCTGCACCGAGGCATTGCCAGGGTCGGCCGCCTTGTTGGCCGCGCTATGGCAGTACAGACAATTCATGCCGGCCTTCACGACGTGCGGGCCGTGGACGAACTTCACAGGCTGTTCGACGCGCAAACCCTGCGACGACGAGGCGCCGCTGTAGGCGGACAACAGGGCTGCCGCCGTGGCGAGCGCGAGAAACCCTGGAATTACCGTCCACTTCTTCTTGACCGTCATCTGCTTGGGCCGGGAAGGCGAGAGATGGAACGAACACGACGACCGCAGAACACGCTCGTCGAACGACTATCGCTTTCAAAGGTGCCACGTCGACCAACAACTTACCGGCGCGCAGCGTAAGTCGGTGTCCGAACGGTTTTTGCAAGCGCGAAGTATGCCCGGCACTGTATTTGTACGCAAGTGCGAGAGAGCAAGGCCACCGCCCGTCCAGCGCCCTTGGCGCGCGGACTTCATCGGACGCATAAATCCCGGCGAAATTGACGGCGCCTCAGGGCATTCGACCCGCAGCGGCTGCCGCGGCCGCACGCGCCACGATGGCCGCTCCATCGGACAGGCCCTCAACGGCCACCCGCCCGCGCAGCTCGTCCGGAAGGAGCTCAACCAAGGACCGGGCCTGCTGGGTGAGACGCAGCGGCCACCACGAACTCCACACCATTCGCGACAGCCCCACGGTGCGCACCAGGTGGGCGAAATGGTCCTCGGGTGGGCCCCAGAGCCAATGGAAGTCGTAGAACACGCCCGACTGTTCGTCGGGGGTCAACCCCCAGTGCGTTTCCTCAATCAATTCGCGGCTGGCGCCTCCGACAACCAGCACCGCGGTCTGCCCCCCGGCCGCCCGGCGCGCCATCCCCCGCAGTGTGGCCGCCGGGACATCGCCCGCACTATCCATCGGGTGCCGCTGGCGCAGATCCTCGAAGCGCATGGTGACGTGGATGGCGATTCCCCGAGCGGCACAGGCGTGACTCAACTCTGACAACGCCGGGTGTCGCGGCCCGAGTCCCCATTGGGCGGGATAGACACGGACCGCCGGTGCCCCTTCGTCCTG
This genomic window from Gemmatimonadaceae bacterium contains:
- a CDS encoding cytochrome c; its protein translation is MKTESTPIVEMATRVMRVAAIAMLPIAFGACTWFTDFKRQPAIEPWEPVSQNVSDTTTPPRGQPKYSVPMQGTSGTAYGISYSALPVTTDSFAAIPSPFAADARSLANGRLEYQINCAVCHGYAGDANGGLKRVNAGYAFAPSLLTDLAKTRTVGYIYGIIRNGRGVMPTYNRVEEADRWDVANYVKALQAGTADTTMAGMPGENGTTVPGPSQTAPTVPSRFAHPTVVPTRGSLNINSATFKGAEIKAPEGAASKEKPE
- a CDS encoding DUF3341 domain-containing protein, with amino-acid sequence MQGVLGAFRELDTAVAAIEDLKKKRIGDVTVYSPTIRHEIDHAIDGPNSVVRRFTLIGGLLGVSFGYWIAIWSSEYWPLVTGGKAIASWIPYTIIGFEVMVLVGALSTVAGMFINSRIPRLTTTTGYDVRFSAGHFGIFIACDTARAGQAEALLRQHGAVEVRRED
- a CDS encoding 4Fe-4S dicluster domain-containing protein, with protein sequence MGVRPDTVAIALGQGHTAYGRFAQNIGVNAYDLLPQGWDTAGGLALSVTKGKVTVGDAVSQLVTTEGSARQHGRGIGQAITLADLIGGGGDEAEHHNIPGMPSQEFLPGLKAPVAADAQGEFANPKAKSTGMYDPAHSSGMEHRRWAMTIDLARCTGCSACVTACYSENNIPTVGAPYQGRALSPSVWDERPGANIIKGREMAWLRLERYYEGNENSENEFSADFETRFVPMMCQHCGNAPCEPVCPVYATYHSPDGLNVQVYNRCVGTRYCSNNCPYKVRYFNWFGYGEPERKQYAWPEPMHWSLNPDVTVRGKGVMEKCSFCVQRIRESEGRAKAEGRAVKADEFTTACAQACPSRAIIFGDAADENWSVSKLAYDRRAYHVFEELNTYTAVVYLKKVSYPAPASPAKA
- a CDS encoding twin-arginine translocation signal domain-containing protein, which codes for MSTETGTGVKRRDFLKILGATGATTAVAGCSSERVEKLIPYVTSPDNTVPGVSQYYATTCRECASACGVMAEVRDGRPIKLEGNPDHPLNRGAICAAGLSAVQGLYNPDRYRSPMIREGAALKPTTWAKAYELLATKLGEAKSKGAGNVVFINQHETGTFPGFLDQWLSANGMPAHLSVDSMAPAATIAANQKAYGAAWPALDFSAAKLVVSFGADFLDGWGHAVPQQLDWADARAKLEGAPTLVYIGARRSLTGLNADQWIASKPGSEMALCAALIGQGAVAAASEASGVPAATIEALAAAIKGAGSGVMAICGVTSMNAVGAERWSPRSTRRAVAWASRSSRRVRIRGTPECRRTRKSQRPRSAWRLARCRSPLCVTPIRCTPRPSRPDSRPRSQRCRSRCRSAACPTKRARCAISCCRIITGWKAGAMHSRRRGRSACSSPRSMVCSIPRRRPTCSSSWPRKTRRWPRDTMWRTIARGIRRSSPVVRRHCRPRSPSRLCPVARSWRPRPRVRRRVCHRRHCWPAPVVSTSCMCIRQPHWAMGAARISRGCRNSPIRSPSWPGSRGWKCIRRRSRSSGCVKGNISP
- a CDS encoding cytochrome c3 family protein; this translates as MTVKKKWTVIPGFLALATAAALLSAYSGASSSQGLRVEQPVKFVHGPHVVKAGMNCLYCHSAANKAADPGNASVQTCMGCHLIVKAGSVEIKKVANYAAKGLPIPWNRVHKVPDYVQFPHFRHVNAGVTCQTCHGDIPAQGKQGPDTNYVPVQQSKSLNMGWCVNCHVNGYKPADGAKAAGLKVTPELEAMPPKKARYDCAVCHY